A genomic segment from Simkaniaceae bacterium encodes:
- a CDS encoding YhgN family NAAT transporter, which translates to MSWSHFFSLALSLFLLMDPIGNIPFYISILKHVEAKQQKRIIARELIIALFTILFFAFLGDVILTVLHISTPTLSIAGGTILFLIALKMIFPSNDSPFHTSEITKEPFIVPLAIPLVAGPSILATVMIYAKQEIHSLYLAGAIIVAWLISFSILIFSNQIQKTLKQKGLEACERLMGLVLILLSTEMFMEGIKAFIRSIYTVHQ; encoded by the coding sequence ATGAGTTGGTCACATTTTTTTTCTCTTGCCCTTTCCCTTTTTCTTTTAATGGATCCCATTGGAAATATCCCTTTTTATATTTCTATTTTAAAGCATGTCGAGGCGAAACAACAAAAACGCATTATTGCTAGGGAACTCATCATTGCTCTCTTCACCATCCTCTTTTTTGCTTTTTTGGGTGATGTTATTTTAACAGTTCTCCATATCTCAACACCTACCTTAAGCATTGCAGGAGGGACAATCCTCTTTTTAATTGCACTTAAAATGATTTTTCCTTCGAATGATTCGCCTTTTCACACATCAGAAATCACTAAAGAACCTTTTATCGTACCTCTTGCGATCCCCTTAGTTGCAGGCCCTTCCATCCTAGCTACGGTCATGATCTATGCCAAGCAGGAAATCCATTCCTTATATTTAGCGGGAGCCATTATCGTTGCTTGGCTTATTTCCTTCTCCATTCTCATCTTTTCCAATCAAATCCAAAAAACACTTAAACAGAAAGGCTTAGAAGCATGTGAGCGCCTTATGGGACTTGTTCTGATTCTTTTGTCAACTGAAATGTTTATGGAGGGGATTAAAGCCTTTATCCGCTCAATTTATACCGTCCATCAATGA
- the rpmB gene encoding 50S ribosomal protein L28, whose amino-acid sequence MSKKCQLTGKVPRKGRSYTTRGIAKKQKGIGLNITGSCKRRFQPNLVKKRFWFSEENRFVTLRLSACAMRTVDKIGLANAVKKMRAAGQKI is encoded by the coding sequence ATGTCAAAGAAATGCCAGCTTACCGGAAAGGTGCCCCGCAAAGGAAGAAGCTACACGACTCGTGGTATTGCTAAAAAACAAAAAGGAATCGGCCTTAATATTACCGGTTCTTGCAAGCGCCGTTTTCAACCTAACTTAGTTAAAAAAAGATTTTGGTTTTCTGAAGAGAACCGTTTTGTAACGTTGCGCTTATCTGCCTGTGCAATGAGAACCGTTGATAAAATTGGTCTTGCCAATGCCGTCAAAAAAATGCGCGCAGCAGGACAAAAAATCTAA
- the sthA gene encoding Si-specific NAD(P)(+) transhydrogenase: protein MEELYTDFLIIGSGPAGQKAAIQAAKLGKSVILIEKGKYLGGESLNSGTIPSKSLREAILNLTDFYKKSYYAQGMDVRSVSINDLNYCLLNVLTQQRMILQRQFEKNEISIIHGRASFENSYEVLVKDEEGKVNYSIVAENILIASGSVPRNPTHVPFDNERILDSTRLLDIETVPKTMIVLGGGIIGAEYASFFSALHTKVKLVDKKHSILPHLDSEISAHLQKSLMTLGLEFIGGKELEKIEKVEDGVKVVFKDKSEIQADVLLYALGRQANVEELRIDRAGISLSESGHIPVNSLFQTVVPHIYAAGDVIGGPCLASTSMEQGRLAARNVLGVKSHPFPDNFPIGIYTIPEISSCGYTEEELQKLGYRYEVGRAYYYEIAKSQIVGTDEGLFKILFHADTLEILGIQIIGCGATEVIHIGQVAMSFKAKIDYFIDQVFNYPTYAEGYRIAALNGMNKIRKKTS, encoded by the coding sequence GTGGAAGAGTTATATACCGATTTCTTAATTATTGGCTCAGGACCTGCCGGACAAAAGGCGGCCATTCAAGCTGCCAAACTCGGAAAATCAGTGATTCTTATAGAAAAAGGAAAATATTTAGGTGGAGAGAGCCTTAATTCCGGAACAATTCCTTCAAAATCGCTTCGAGAAGCCATTCTCAACCTTACCGATTTTTATAAAAAAAGTTATTATGCTCAGGGAATGGATGTTCGATCCGTTTCAATTAATGACCTCAATTATTGTCTACTCAACGTCTTGACACAACAAAGAATGATTCTTCAACGTCAATTTGAAAAGAATGAAATTTCGATCATTCATGGACGGGCATCTTTTGAAAATAGTTATGAGGTTCTGGTTAAAGATGAAGAGGGCAAGGTCAATTATTCCATTGTAGCGGAAAATATTTTGATCGCCAGCGGTTCCGTCCCCCGTAATCCCACGCATGTCCCTTTTGATAATGAAAGAATTTTAGATTCAACACGGCTTCTTGATATCGAAACGGTTCCTAAAACAATGATCGTATTAGGAGGGGGAATTATTGGGGCAGAATATGCCAGTTTTTTTTCGGCTCTACATACAAAGGTCAAATTAGTCGATAAAAAACATTCAATCCTTCCACATTTAGATAGTGAAATTAGCGCTCATCTACAAAAATCTTTGATGACACTTGGTCTCGAATTTATCGGGGGAAAAGAATTAGAAAAAATTGAAAAAGTCGAAGATGGGGTTAAGGTCGTCTTTAAAGATAAGAGTGAGATTCAAGCAGATGTGTTATTATATGCCCTTGGTAGGCAAGCGAATGTAGAAGAGCTCCGTATTGATCGAGCCGGAATTAGTCTGTCGGAATCGGGTCATATTCCCGTTAATTCGCTCTTTCAAACGGTTGTCCCTCATATTTATGCAGCAGGTGATGTGATCGGTGGTCCTTGCCTTGCATCGACGAGTATGGAACAAGGGCGTCTTGCTGCAAGAAATGTACTTGGAGTGAAATCACACCCCTTTCCCGATAATTTTCCTATTGGAATTTATACCATTCCTGAAATTTCTTCTTGTGGCTATACCGAAGAAGAATTGCAAAAATTAGGCTATCGATATGAGGTGGGGCGCGCATATTATTATGAGATTGCAAAGAGTCAAATTGTGGGAACGGATGAAGGACTCTTTAAAATATTATTTCATGCTGATACTCTAGAGATTCTTGGTATTCAAATCATTGGTTGTGGTGCAACTGAGGTCATTCATATCGGTCAAGTTGCCATGAGTTTTAAAGCAAAGATTGATTATTTCATCGATCAGGTATTTAATTATCCAACCTATGCCGAAGGATACCGCATTGCGGCACTCAATGGCATGAATAAGATTCGTAAAAAGACGAGCTGA
- a CDS encoding 4-alpha-glucanotransferase has product MTSNSHQHGINLPLSALRSKNSCGIGDFYDLIPIIDWCAEIGLNVIQLLPLNDTGYDPSPYNALSSLALHPIYLSLRKLKYFKARKDFEKKLDIFKSYNRTRRVKYDDVLRIKMDFLHFYFHHNRKHYLKDESFQTFRAEFPWIIEYALFKILKEKQNLAFWEKWPDEIKTPSSETMQQLTQEYADEIDFFFFLQYSCFNQLIAVKRHAHERNIQLMGDIPILISPQSADVWTHHSHFNLNLAAGAPPDTFNKEGQYWGFPLFNWEAMEQDHFRWWQRRLQFAEHFYDIFRIDHVIGFYRIWAIPLGELASKGQYIPAKERDFLKQGEKILKKLLSFTHMIPIGEDLGIYPASMGRSLKSLNINRTIVMRWEKYRTTKKFIPFEKYTKHSLCTISTHDSETFTQWYLAGGKEVSAFLKVCQLPCRQHLTQKQRLELLKIAHHTNSHYHVNLLQEYLALYPDLVWECPDDARINRPGFILPTNWTFRFRASVEKITTHALLKASMKKIIS; this is encoded by the coding sequence ATGACGTCAAATTCTCATCAACATGGCATTAATTTACCACTATCTGCCTTACGCTCTAAAAACAGTTGTGGGATCGGAGATTTTTATGATCTGATCCCAATCATCGACTGGTGCGCTGAGATTGGCTTAAATGTCATTCAGCTGCTTCCGCTGAATGATACGGGATATGATCCAAGCCCTTATAACGCCCTCTCTTCACTCGCGCTCCATCCCATTTACCTCTCTCTAAGAAAGCTCAAGTATTTTAAGGCGCGCAAAGACTTCGAAAAGAAACTCGATATTTTTAAATCCTATAATCGCACCCGTCGCGTCAAATATGATGACGTATTGCGTATCAAAATGGATTTTTTACACTTTTATTTTCATCATAATCGAAAGCACTACCTCAAAGACGAATCATTTCAAACATTCCGCGCTGAATTTCCCTGGATCATTGAATATGCCCTTTTTAAAATTCTCAAAGAAAAGCAAAATCTAGCTTTTTGGGAAAAATGGCCGGATGAAATAAAGACACCTTCATCTGAAACAATGCAACAGCTCACACAAGAATATGCCGACGAAATCGATTTTTTCTTCTTTCTCCAATATTCTTGCTTCAATCAGCTCATAGCCGTAAAGCGCCATGCTCATGAGCGCAATATCCAATTGATGGGCGATATTCCCATTCTGATCAGCCCTCAAAGTGCCGATGTTTGGACGCATCACTCCCACTTCAATCTCAACCTAGCTGCCGGTGCCCCACCTGACACCTTTAATAAAGAAGGTCAATACTGGGGATTCCCATTATTTAATTGGGAGGCAATGGAACAGGATCATTTTCGTTGGTGGCAAAGACGTCTTCAGTTTGCAGAGCATTTTTACGACATTTTTCGAATTGATCATGTGATTGGATTTTATCGAATCTGGGCTATTCCCCTTGGAGAATTGGCTTCAAAAGGCCAATATATTCCCGCTAAAGAGAGGGATTTCCTCAAACAGGGAGAAAAAATTCTCAAAAAACTTCTTAGCTTTACTCATATGATTCCCATTGGAGAAGACCTAGGTATTTATCCGGCAAGCATGGGAAGAAGCCTTAAATCATTAAATATTAATCGAACCATTGTGATGCGATGGGAAAAATACCGGACTACAAAAAAATTTATTCCCTTCGAAAAATATACAAAACATAGCCTGTGCACGATTTCAACACATGACTCTGAAACCTTTACACAGTGGTATCTTGCAGGGGGAAAAGAAGTGAGTGCATTTCTTAAAGTTTGTCAACTGCCTTGCCGTCAACACCTCACTCAAAAACAGCGCTTAGAACTTCTAAAGATTGCCCATCACACCAATTCACACTACCATGTCAACCTCTTACAAGAATATTTAGCGCTTTATCCCGACCTCGTATGGGAATGCCCCGATGATGCACGGATTAATCGCCCCGGTTTCATTTTGCCAACAAATTGGACCTTTCGTTTCCGAGCCTCCGTTGAAAAGATAACGACTCATGCTCTACTAAAAGCGAGTATGAAAAAAATCATTTCTTGA